A genomic window from Chitinophaga pollutisoli includes:
- a CDS encoding SusC/RagA family TonB-linked outer membrane protein: protein MYSCAWRQADRGIACHPAIRRAYRMLTLCLFLLAAGFTAHAQEISLQLRNEPFVKALKSIEKQSGYTFIYGKNQLDNAKPVTVTLRNVSLNDALAACFKNQPLTYSLRDNRFIVIQAKSSTVTMYSDPGEEPKATVPLDGRVTDEDGTLLPGVTVRAVTNNPMGVNRITTTDNDGRFTIPMAHNPQLIFSYVGFEPYAITPKSFAALDIRMKRASSKLDELIITGYSAKSAKELTGAVQKVTGEQLRNSVTTPNALSMLKGKTTGLYITETSGESGAKGQVIERGQSSMATPTNSYFGPLFVVDGVITNYTSLQDAVNPADVEDITILKDASSTAIYGSRAAQGVIVITTRRGKTGRTGVNLNMQYGAIQPVRAIRFMNTTELIGFMDKQMQRYWEQTPSIQAQFPDVNTFIRERRTYSDADRNNNFNWEDAIYSNGNFRNTELNIQSGNDKTKFYGGVAWYKENGALYDNAFDRKSLRINIDQKVSDKFSVAVNLSSIIDKTTRRNGVPELYMIQPFQNPYNADGSMPYSLPVKQSNNYGPMFQTWTQNFLAEAEYDNTAVTDVHNHLGAIKLRYDIKPWLFVQSANSINYMGTRFNSYLDPRSYSGKFGGYPYLFNAASPVLPNGTLTIRDTRYTDYLTSNTLNFRKSFGLHSISALVGQEWGKRTTEVTSADMYNVLPGERNAGAARGYGSAVYLAYLLPSSPPAAPIGSYQERATFSVFGQADYNYDQKYFAAASVRSDATTNFGRDKRYGTFYSISGGWLLSNEAFLRDNKTINNLKLRAVYGTSGRDLGDGYLNTTFYSDGRRYGSTTNIGSTISQLANPVISWETMYSTNVGLDLGLWNRIDLTADIYRKRSAGLLQNVSLTSAQGSLSQYQNIGEIINRGVEIMLNAHVVKTKDFNWYANFNISFNKNHISALYQDSLRDSYSNAYYRKIGEDINVIKAITYIGINPENGNMIHRNYDASGKPVEVEGIGSTTNLANWETVGSATPKFFGGFTNTFKYKRFTLSAEWWFQYGNYVMMSLVNNFQSPTAPRLGRNNVVFGSNQRLWQGKGDTDANYPDVFSTNPNAWSALTYRSSRLWGDASHLRLRNVRLSYDVPDAMLRKLKIRQLSAYLSGDNLAVIKHKDFVGADPEGASLGSSTAYSGVGTSFANPRRFLAGINVSF from the coding sequence ATGTATTCATGCGCCTGGCGCCAGGCGGATCGGGGCATTGCATGCCACCCGGCCATCCGCAGGGCTTACCGTATGCTGACGTTGTGCTTGTTCCTCCTCGCCGCGGGCTTTACCGCCCACGCACAGGAGATATCCCTGCAATTGCGCAACGAGCCATTCGTCAAAGCTTTGAAATCGATCGAGAAACAAAGCGGCTATACCTTTATCTATGGCAAAAACCAACTCGACAACGCGAAACCGGTGACCGTCACCCTGCGCAACGTTTCGTTGAACGATGCGCTGGCGGCTTGTTTCAAAAACCAACCATTAACGTATTCTTTGCGGGATAACCGGTTCATCGTTATCCAGGCAAAATCCAGCACGGTCACGATGTACAGTGATCCGGGCGAGGAGCCCAAAGCCACCGTGCCCCTGGACGGCCGCGTGACGGACGAAGACGGGACGCTCCTGCCGGGTGTGACCGTTCGCGCCGTTACCAACAACCCCATGGGCGTCAACCGCATCACCACCACGGATAACGACGGGCGCTTCACCATCCCCATGGCGCACAACCCGCAGCTGATCTTCTCGTATGTGGGTTTCGAGCCGTATGCCATCACACCGAAGTCGTTCGCCGCGCTGGACATCCGGATGAAACGCGCTTCCTCGAAGCTCGATGAGCTGATCATCACCGGCTATTCCGCCAAATCCGCCAAGGAACTGACCGGCGCCGTGCAAAAGGTAACCGGGGAGCAGCTCCGCAACAGCGTGACCACACCCAATGCGTTGTCGATGCTCAAAGGCAAGACAACCGGGCTTTACATCACCGAAACTTCCGGAGAATCCGGTGCGAAAGGGCAGGTGATCGAAAGGGGGCAGTCGTCCATGGCCACGCCCACCAACAGCTACTTCGGGCCGTTGTTCGTCGTGGATGGGGTGATCACCAACTACACCAGTTTGCAGGACGCCGTGAACCCGGCGGATGTGGAAGATATTACGATTTTGAAAGATGCCTCTTCGACGGCCATCTACGGTTCGCGCGCGGCACAGGGTGTGATCGTGATCACGACACGCAGGGGCAAAACGGGCCGCACGGGGGTAAACCTCAACATGCAATACGGCGCCATTCAGCCGGTGCGCGCCATCCGTTTCATGAATACCACCGAGCTGATCGGGTTCATGGATAAACAGATGCAGCGGTATTGGGAGCAGACGCCTTCCATCCAGGCGCAGTTCCCCGACGTCAACACGTTCATCCGCGAGCGGCGGACGTATTCCGACGCGGACAGGAACAATAACTTCAACTGGGAAGATGCGATCTATAGTAACGGGAATTTCCGGAATACGGAGCTGAACATCCAGAGCGGCAACGACAAAACGAAGTTCTATGGCGGCGTGGCCTGGTATAAGGAGAACGGTGCGCTGTATGATAACGCCTTCGACCGGAAGAGCCTCCGCATCAACATCGACCAGAAGGTAAGCGACAAATTCTCCGTAGCCGTAAACCTCAGTTCCATCATCGATAAAACCACCCGGCGCAACGGCGTTCCGGAGCTGTACATGATCCAGCCGTTCCAAAATCCGTACAACGCAGACGGGTCGATGCCGTATAGTTTGCCGGTGAAGCAATCCAACAACTACGGCCCCATGTTCCAGACCTGGACGCAGAACTTCCTCGCCGAAGCGGAATACGACAATACCGCCGTAACGGATGTGCACAACCACCTGGGCGCCATCAAGCTGCGGTACGATATCAAACCCTGGCTCTTTGTACAGAGCGCCAATTCGATCAATTACATGGGCACGCGCTTCAATTCCTACCTCGATCCGCGTTCCTATTCCGGCAAATTCGGTGGATACCCCTACCTGTTCAACGCCGCCAGCCCTGTACTGCCCAACGGTACGCTAACGATCCGGGATACCCGTTATACCGATTACCTGACTTCGAATACACTAAATTTCCGCAAGTCTTTCGGGCTGCATTCCATATCGGCCCTGGTGGGCCAGGAATGGGGGAAGAGAACGACGGAAGTAACCAGCGCGGACATGTACAACGTATTGCCCGGCGAACGTAATGCCGGTGCGGCGCGCGGATACGGCAGCGCGGTGTATCTCGCGTACCTGTTGCCTTCTTCGCCGCCGGCGGCGCCTATCGGCAGCTACCAGGAGCGCGCCACGTTCTCCGTGTTCGGTCAGGCGGATTACAACTACGACCAGAAGTATTTCGCGGCGGCGTCCGTCCGTTCCGATGCCACCACCAACTTCGGGCGCGACAAGCGTTACGGTACTTTCTACTCCATCAGCGGCGGCTGGCTGCTTTCGAACGAAGCGTTTCTGAGAGACAATAAAACCATCAACAACCTGAAGCTCCGCGCGGTGTACGGCACCTCGGGCCGCGACCTGGGCGACGGTTACCTGAATACGACATTTTACAGCGACGGGCGCCGTTACGGTTCCACCACCAATATCGGTTCAACAATCTCCCAACTGGCCAACCCGGTTATTTCCTGGGAAACGATGTACAGCACGAACGTTGGGCTGGACCTGGGATTGTGGAACCGCATCGACCTGACAGCTGATATTTACCGCAAGCGCAGCGCCGGCCTGTTGCAGAACGTGAGCCTCACGTCCGCTCAGGGTTCGCTGAGCCAATACCAGAATATCGGGGAGATCATCAACCGCGGCGTGGAGATCATGCTGAATGCGCATGTGGTGAAAACGAAAGACTTCAACTGGTATGCGAATTTCAATATCAGCTTCAACAAAAACCACATCTCCGCCCTTTACCAGGATTCCCTGCGCGACAGCTATTCCAATGCCTATTACCGCAAGATCGGGGAGGATATCAACGTGATCAAGGCGATCACATACATCGGCATCAATCCTGAAAACGGCAATATGATCCACCGCAACTACGATGCTTCGGGCAAGCCGGTGGAAGTGGAAGGCATTGGCAGCACCACTAACCTGGCGAACTGGGAAACGGTGGGCTCGGCTACGCCGAAATTCTTCGGCGGTTTTACCAATACGTTTAAATACAAGCGGTTTACGTTGAGTGCGGAGTGGTGGTTCCAGTATGGAAACTACGTGATGATGTCGCTGGTGAATAATTTCCAGTCGCCGACCGCGCCGCGCCTGGGCCGCAACAACGTGGTGTTCGGCAGCAACCAGCGGTTGTGGCAGGGGAAAGGAGACACGGATGCGAACTATCCGGATGTGTTCAGTACCAACCCGAATGCCTGGAGCGCCTTGACGTACCGTTCTTCCCGCCTGTGGGGCGACGCGAGCCATCTGCGCCTGCGAAACGTGCGGTTGTCGTACGACGTGCCCGATGCAATGTTGCGCAAGCTGAAGATCCGGCAGCTGTCGGCCTACCTGAGCGGCGACAACCTGGCGGTGATCAAGCACAAGGATTTCGTGGGCGCGGATCCTGAAGGCGCGTCCCTGGGATCCAGCACGGCGTACAGCGGTGTGGGCACATCGTTCGCGAATCCCCGCAGGTTCCTGGCAGGTATCAACGTAAGTTTTTAA
- a CDS encoding FecR domain-containing protein — protein sequence MLDDQRDKVRLLLQRYYAGNIGENEAAELDLLLQDGRYDALMQEVLSDLAAAVQPMDLAAEDMDRMVTRINELKAPAKVRILPWRRIAAAAIFVLAIGTAGYWAITSQGKAEQEVRNFGGDALPGSDKAILTLGDGSRIDLTDAANGALAAHGGGNAVKTGQGLLAYNASGDPVQFHTLATPRGGQYRLTLPDGSTVWLNAGSALRYPTAFGKKERKVELTGEAFFDIKPDAQAPFIVQIRNGGDVMVLGTAFNIQAYADEPGSRTTLLQGAVMMRNGQEQHLLRPGQAMRLEGTDMILNDQADVEAATAWKNGLFLFRDAPVETVMKQISRWYDVEIVYEKGIVKEYFNGTIPRNVPLSKVLELLELTGLVHFTINGNKVTVSP from the coding sequence ATGTTAGATGATCAAAGGGACAAGGTTCGTCTCCTCTTGCAGCGTTATTACGCCGGCAATATAGGAGAAAACGAGGCGGCAGAGCTGGACCTTCTGTTGCAGGACGGGCGTTACGACGCCCTCATGCAGGAAGTACTGTCTGATCTGGCCGCCGCTGTGCAACCGATGGACCTGGCGGCGGAAGACATGGACCGGATGGTAACGCGCATCAACGAACTGAAAGCGCCCGCCAAAGTGCGGATCCTGCCCTGGCGGCGGATCGCGGCGGCCGCGATATTTGTACTGGCCATCGGCACAGCGGGATATTGGGCCATTACGTCTCAGGGGAAAGCGGAGCAGGAAGTGCGGAACTTCGGCGGCGATGCTTTGCCGGGATCCGATAAAGCGATTCTCACCCTGGGCGACGGCAGCCGGATCGACCTGACCGACGCGGCCAACGGTGCGCTGGCTGCACATGGCGGCGGCAACGCCGTAAAAACGGGGCAGGGGCTGTTGGCCTACAACGCATCCGGCGACCCGGTGCAGTTCCACACGCTCGCTACGCCGCGCGGCGGGCAATACCGCCTCACCCTTCCGGATGGCTCCACCGTTTGGCTCAACGCGGGCAGCGCGCTGCGCTATCCCACAGCCTTCGGCAAAAAGGAAAGAAAAGTGGAATTGACGGGAGAAGCGTTCTTTGATATCAAACCCGATGCGCAAGCGCCTTTCATCGTCCAGATCCGTAACGGCGGAGATGTGATGGTGCTGGGAACAGCATTTAACATACAGGCATATGCCGACGAACCAGGTAGCCGCACCACGCTGCTGCAAGGCGCCGTGATGATGCGCAACGGGCAGGAACAACACCTGCTGCGCCCCGGGCAGGCCATGCGGCTGGAAGGAACGGACATGATCCTGAACGACCAGGCCGATGTTGAAGCCGCCACCGCCTGGAAGAACGGATTGTTCCTCTTCCGCGACGCGCCGGTAGAAACGGTGATGAAGCAGATATCGCGGTGGTACGACGTAGAAATAGTTTATGAAAAAGGCATAGTGAAAGAGTACTTCAATGGCACGATCCCGCGGAATGTTCCGCTGTCGAAAGTGCTGGAATTGCTGGAACTGACAGGACTTGTACACTTTACAATCAATGGAAATAAGGTAACTGTCTCGCCCTGA
- a CDS encoding RNA polymerase sigma-70 factor, whose translation MPREGDGMSEHILQEQTLLAGIGASDERAFGEIVRHYFPRLLPFAIKITKNRAVAEDIVQEAFLRLWQHRAEYEKIQFLRAWLFTVVSNLSLTYIKRLAREGKFLQHLRDFGETARSDVAEQVQYRESGTVIARAVLQLPPQQQQVYRLSRYEGLSIPEIAAHMGLSANTVKNHLVRALQSVRDHVRKAGLFWL comes from the coding sequence ATGCCAAGGGAGGGGGATGGAATGAGCGAGCATATATTACAGGAGCAAACATTACTGGCCGGGATCGGCGCTTCCGACGAAAGGGCTTTCGGGGAGATCGTCCGCCACTATTTCCCGCGCCTGCTGCCATTCGCCATCAAGATCACCAAAAACAGGGCCGTTGCCGAAGACATCGTGCAGGAAGCATTTTTGCGCCTGTGGCAACATCGTGCGGAATATGAAAAGATCCAATTTCTCCGCGCCTGGTTATTTACGGTTGTTTCCAATCTTTCCCTCACTTATATCAAACGCCTCGCGCGGGAAGGCAAATTCCTCCAGCATTTACGGGACTTCGGCGAAACGGCGCGGTCAGACGTGGCCGAGCAGGTGCAGTACCGCGAAAGCGGAACGGTGATCGCGCGGGCGGTGCTGCAATTGCCGCCCCAACAGCAACAGGTCTACAGGCTGAGCCGGTACGAAGGGCTTTCCATCCCGGAGATCGCGGCACACATGGGATTGTCGGCCAATACAGTGAAAAACCACCTGGTAAGGGCGCTGCAATCGGTCCGGGATCATGTGCGGAAGGCTGGCCTGTTCTGGCTTTGA
- a CDS encoding zinc-binding alcohol dehydrogenase family protein yields MKILTCTTPGTLAYGEASQPELTEGHAIIRIRRIGICGTDLHAFEGTQPFFSYPRVLGHELSGELVEADGAPGFAAGEAVTFIPYYHCGHCIACRSGKPNCCVSMAVCGVHVDGGMAEYLRVPSGALLHGQGLSFDALALVEPLAIGAHGVRRADVRPGEFVAVIGAGPIGLGVMEFARIAGAEVIAVDINRQRLDFCREKLGVQHIVDASGGDVEAALQAITHGDYPTVAIDATGSQRAILDGFKYLAHGGRYVLVGLQRGEIAFSHPEFHKREATLMSSRNATREDFAHVVDAMQSGQVDPTNYITHRVHFDAVQSEFPRWLDPKNGVVKVMISL; encoded by the coding sequence ATGAAGATACTTACTTGCACAACACCCGGAACACTGGCTTACGGAGAAGCATCGCAGCCTGAGCTGACCGAAGGACATGCGATTATCCGCATCCGCCGGATCGGCATTTGCGGGACGGACCTGCACGCCTTCGAAGGCACACAGCCTTTTTTCAGTTACCCCCGGGTGCTGGGGCATGAGCTGTCGGGGGAACTGGTGGAGGCTGACGGCGCGCCGGGGTTTGCGGCAGGGGAAGCGGTGACCTTCATTCCTTATTACCATTGCGGGCATTGCATCGCCTGCCGTTCGGGGAAGCCCAACTGCTGCGTAAGCATGGCGGTATGCGGTGTGCATGTCGACGGTGGCATGGCGGAATACCTCCGCGTGCCTTCGGGGGCGTTGCTGCACGGGCAGGGTTTGTCGTTCGATGCGCTGGCGCTCGTGGAGCCCCTGGCCATCGGCGCGCACGGTGTTCGCCGGGCGGATGTCCGGCCGGGGGAATTTGTTGCGGTGATCGGCGCGGGGCCCATCGGCCTGGGTGTGATGGAATTCGCCAGGATCGCGGGGGCGGAAGTGATCGCGGTAGACATCAACCGGCAGCGGCTGGACTTCTGCCGCGAAAAGCTCGGTGTGCAGCATATCGTGGACGCCTCCGGAGGCGATGTGGAAGCCGCATTGCAGGCCATCACCCACGGTGATTATCCTACCGTGGCGATCGATGCTACGGGCAGCCAGCGTGCCATTCTTGATGGTTTCAAATACCTCGCGCATGGCGGGCGATATGTGCTGGTTGGGCTCCAGCGCGGGGAGATCGCATTCAGTCATCCTGAATTCCATAAACGTGAAGCTACGCTCATGAGCAGCCGCAATGCCACCCGTGAAGATTTCGCGCACGTGGTGGACGCCATGCAATCCGGGCAGGTGGATCCCACAAATTATATTACCCACCGCGTGCATTTCGACGCGGTGCAATCCGAATTCCCGCGTTGGCTGGACCCGAAGAACGGGGTGGTCAAGGTGATGATATCCCTCTGA